A stretch of the Paenibacillus dendritiformis genome encodes the following:
- a CDS encoding aminotransferase class I/II-fold pyridoxal phosphate-dependent enzyme has translation MTANRRIWLSPPHTSGREQDFINEAFTTNWIAPLGPHVDAFEAEIAAYAQVEGAAAVSSGTAAIHLALTLLGAGKGDLVFCSSLTFVASANPISYTGAKPVFIDSEPDTWNMSPSALDRALNEAARAGNLPKAVIVVHLYGQSAKMNEIMEACGRYEVPVIEDAAESLGSLYYGNASGSMGRFGIYSFNGNKIITTSGGGMLISNHPDELRRARFLATQAREPALHYQHQVTGFNYRMSNVLAGIGRAQLQALNERIEARRSIFERYRKALEGIDGIQFMPELENTRSNRWLTALTMDERITGVAPAELIHALEAVNIESRPVWKPLHLQPLFRDCPFYAHGEGKPVSEQLFETGICLPSGSGMSEADQQRVIDCVQEFLSLRSANAQVYR, from the coding sequence ATGACAGCGAACCGGAGAATATGGCTATCGCCCCCACATACGAGTGGAAGGGAACAAGACTTTATTAATGAAGCCTTCACGACGAATTGGATTGCTCCGCTCGGGCCCCATGTCGATGCGTTCGAGGCGGAAATCGCGGCTTATGCCCAAGTCGAGGGCGCGGCTGCTGTCAGCTCGGGCACCGCAGCGATTCATCTGGCTTTGACCTTGCTTGGCGCAGGGAAGGGCGACCTTGTATTTTGCTCCAGTCTGACGTTTGTAGCCAGTGCGAATCCAATATCATATACAGGCGCGAAGCCGGTGTTTATTGATTCGGAGCCGGATACCTGGAACATGTCTCCTTCGGCCCTGGATAGAGCGCTGAATGAAGCGGCACGGGCCGGAAACCTCCCCAAAGCGGTCATCGTCGTTCATTTATATGGCCAGAGCGCCAAGATGAACGAAATTATGGAGGCGTGCGGACGTTATGAGGTTCCGGTCATTGAGGACGCGGCAGAATCGCTCGGTTCACTCTATTACGGCAATGCAAGCGGGTCTATGGGACGCTTTGGCATTTATTCATTCAACGGAAATAAAATCATTACCACTTCAGGCGGCGGAATGCTTATATCCAACCATCCGGACGAATTGCGCCGGGCGCGTTTTCTTGCCACGCAGGCAAGGGAACCGGCGTTGCATTACCAGCATCAAGTGACGGGCTTCAACTACCGAATGAGCAATGTGTTGGCGGGAATAGGGCGTGCCCAGCTTCAGGCGCTGAATGAACGGATTGAGGCGAGGCGGAGCATTTTTGAAAGGTACCGAAAGGCGCTGGAAGGAATAGACGGAATTCAATTCATGCCTGAACTGGAAAACACCCGCTCGAACCGATGGTTAACCGCCTTAACTATGGATGAGCGGATAACCGGCGTGGCTCCTGCCGAGTTGATCCATGCGCTTGAAGCCGTCAACATCGAGAGTCGCCCGGTATGGAAGCCGCTGCATCTGCAGCCGCTGTTCCGCGATTGTCCGTTCTATGCTCATGGCGAAGGGAAGCCGGTATCGGAGCAGCTGTTCGAGACCGGGATTTGTCTGCCTTCCGGTTCGGGAATGAGCGAGGCGGACCAGCAAAGAGTCATTGACTGCGTCCAAGAGTTCTTGTCCCTTCGGTCCGCGAATGCCCAAGTCTACAGATAA
- a CDS encoding acetyltransferase, with the protein MPDIIVFGAGGHAKAVIDVIEKAGEYRIVGILDSHQPPGTECYGYEIVGGLDYLSAHRQQIQGGTVAIGDNWTRYRITQSIRQVMPDFRFIRAVHPQASVARGARIGEGSVIMAGAVIGSDAVVGDHCVMYTRSSLDHDSRLGHYATLAPNAATGGQVRIGDYSVISIGASVIHGVIIGEHCVIGAGAAVLHDIPDCSVAYGIPAAIARTRQPGERYL; encoded by the coding sequence ATGCCCGATATCATTGTTTTTGGTGCCGGCGGGCACGCCAAAGCCGTCATTGACGTGATTGAGAAGGCCGGGGAATACCGAATCGTTGGTATCCTCGACAGCCATCAACCGCCTGGTACCGAGTGCTATGGATACGAAATTGTTGGCGGCCTGGATTACTTGTCCGCGCATCGGCAACAAATTCAGGGAGGAACCGTGGCCATTGGAGACAACTGGACCCGGTATCGCATCACGCAAAGCATAAGACAGGTCATGCCTGACTTTCGCTTCATTCGGGCCGTACACCCGCAAGCTTCTGTCGCCAGAGGAGCCCGAATCGGCGAAGGTTCCGTTATCATGGCCGGCGCCGTAATCGGCAGCGATGCCGTCGTCGGAGACCATTGCGTCATGTACACCCGCTCCTCGCTCGATCATGACTCGCGGCTCGGACATTATGCGACGCTCGCCCCCAATGCCGCGACCGGCGGCCAAGTCCGGATTGGCGACTACAGCGTGATCTCTATCGGCGCAAGCGTGATCCATGGCGTGATCATAGGCGAGCATTGCGTGATCGGTGCCGGTGCCGCCGTGCTTCATGATATTCCCGATTGCTCCGTCGCTTACGGCATACCCGCCGCAATCGCGAGAACCCGGCAGCCCGGAGAGCGTTATCTGTAG
- a CDS encoding nucleotidyltransferase family protein → MEKSLILDTDMLTNEMKLILEIISSDRPEDLRKDKAGLFQDCKWEAFLRLAMHHRVYSVLYMQMKDMGDDMVPPAVIQRLYRQYSANTLRMLHLSSEIEHIGKELAGGGLRCLFLKGPVLGQELYGSVSLRACSDLDLLVPFAELVRAETILITLGYEKDDYIESVLGDWKWRHHHLTFLHPVKGIKVELHWRLNPFPSKEPSFNELWLRRRRSTLFGSPIYYLGREDLFVFLVTHGARHGWSRLRWLLDIKQLLNQQPDHGQIMNRLRRRRCVRAGGQSVVLASSLLQAPLAPELHRLASRRRSVRLAQDAMFYLSQMVHLHKEPVPEEVGAYHKRHLFALMPLRHKCLFILSFMLPYPEDVKVIRLPRMLHYIYIPLRPFLWAWRKSAGVQK, encoded by the coding sequence ATGGAGAAGTCCCTTATCTTGGACACAGACATGCTGACGAACGAAATGAAGCTGATTCTGGAGATTATCTCAAGTGATCGTCCCGAGGATTTGCGCAAGGACAAAGCCGGGCTCTTTCAGGATTGCAAGTGGGAAGCATTTTTGCGCCTTGCGATGCATCACCGAGTCTATTCCGTGCTGTATATGCAGATGAAGGATATGGGCGATGATATGGTGCCTCCGGCGGTCATTCAACGTCTGTACCGCCAATATAGCGCCAATACGCTCCGAATGCTTCATCTGAGCAGCGAGATCGAACATATCGGCAAGGAATTGGCCGGAGGAGGCCTGCGTTGTTTATTTTTGAAGGGACCTGTGCTTGGTCAGGAGTTGTATGGAAGCGTCTCGCTTCGCGCCTGCTCGGATCTGGATCTCCTCGTCCCCTTCGCCGAATTAGTCAGGGCGGAAACGATACTTATCACGTTAGGGTACGAGAAAGATGATTACATTGAGTCCGTACTGGGGGACTGGAAATGGCGGCACCACCATCTGACCTTTTTGCACCCGGTCAAGGGCATCAAGGTTGAGCTTCATTGGCGGCTGAACCCGTTCCCGTCCAAGGAACCGAGCTTTAACGAGCTGTGGCTCAGGAGGCGAAGAAGCACGCTGTTCGGCAGCCCCATCTATTATTTGGGCAGAGAGGATTTGTTCGTCTTTCTCGTGACCCACGGCGCCCGCCACGGCTGGTCGAGATTGCGCTGGCTGCTCGATATCAAGCAGCTTCTTAACCAACAGCCGGATCACGGCCAGATCATGAATAGATTGAGGCGGCGCCGATGTGTGCGTGCCGGGGGACAATCTGTCGTGCTGGCCTCATCGCTGCTTCAAGCGCCGTTGGCGCCGGAACTGCATCGGCTTGCAAGCAGGCGGAGATCGGTGCGGCTGGCCCAGGACGCCATGTTCTATCTGTCGCAGATGGTTCATCTCCATAAGGAGCCGGTGCCTGAAGAAGTCGGAGCCTACCATAAGCGCCATCTGTTCGCGTTAATGCCGCTGCGGCATAAATGCTTGTTCATTCTAAGCTTCATGCTGCCTTATCCCGAGGATGTCAAAGTCATTCGATTGCCGAGAATGCTTCATTATATCTACATTCCCTTAAGGCCCTTCTTGTGGGCATGGAGAAAAAGCGCAGGTGTACAGAAATGA
- a CDS encoding glycosyltransferase has protein sequence MKRVLFASFDMEVGGVERSLAGLLEHFDYERYQAEVMLYRHQGDFMALLPEQVRLLEEQRAYATFRKSIGDILKSRQLLIGLGRLTAKVHADMAGKARGLAETGYHQMQLMWRYTLPFLPRNTQLYDAAVSFLWPHYYVAEKVDARTKIAWIHTDYSTVATNVRSDLKLWSKFDHIIAVSPSCREAFLAKYETLRDKVTVIENIISPDYIKMMSGESVDSPMAADPRFKLVTVARLSHAKGIDQAVMALKKLREKGLEDIAWYVVGYGGDEEMIRGLIAKNRLQDDFILLGKQYNPYPFIKQADLYVQPSRYEGKAVTVTEAQILGKPVLITRYPTAQSQVADGLDGYITDLSVEGLAEGIEHLYRDRQLRCRLADMCSRTQYGNAGELNKLYALLDDNG, from the coding sequence ATGAAAAGAGTACTGTTCGCATCCTTCGATATGGAGGTTGGAGGAGTCGAGAGAAGCCTGGCCGGTTTGCTGGAGCATTTTGATTATGAACGCTATCAGGCGGAGGTGATGCTATACCGCCATCAAGGCGATTTTATGGCTTTGCTCCCCGAACAAGTCCGGTTGCTGGAGGAGCAACGAGCCTATGCCACCTTCCGCAAGTCCATCGGCGACATTCTCAAGAGCCGGCAGCTGTTGATCGGGCTCGGAAGGCTGACCGCAAAAGTGCATGCCGATATGGCCGGGAAAGCGAGAGGGCTTGCAGAAACGGGATATCATCAGATGCAGCTGATGTGGAGATATACCCTTCCCTTCCTGCCCCGGAACACACAGCTCTACGATGCGGCTGTAAGCTTCTTATGGCCCCATTACTACGTTGCCGAGAAAGTCGATGCCCGCACGAAAATAGCCTGGATTCATACGGATTATTCTACCGTAGCTACGAATGTGCGCTCTGATTTGAAGCTGTGGAGCAAGTTCGATCATATCATCGCCGTCTCTCCTTCATGCAGGGAAGCCTTCTTGGCAAAGTACGAAACGCTGAGAGACAAGGTGACCGTAATCGAAAACATTATCTCTCCGGACTACATCAAGATGATGTCCGGGGAGTCTGTCGATTCACCGATGGCAGCGGATCCGCGCTTCAAATTGGTCACCGTCGCCCGTTTGTCGCACGCCAAGGGGATCGACCAGGCTGTCATGGCCTTGAAGAAGCTGAGAGAGAAGGGGCTTGAGGACATTGCCTGGTACGTTGTGGGTTATGGCGGGGACGAGGAGATGATTCGCGGTCTCATTGCGAAGAATCGGCTGCAGGATGATTTCATTTTGCTGGGCAAGCAGTACAATCCCTATCCTTTCATCAAGCAAGCCGATCTCTATGTACAGCCTTCCCGTTACGAGGGGAAAGCCGTGACCGTAACCGAAGCCCAGATTTTGGGCAAACCTGTTCTGATTACCCGTTATCCTACGGCACAGAGTCAGGTTGCCGACGGCTTGGACGGATATATTACGGACTTATCGGTCGAGGGCTTGGCGGAAGGGATCGAGCATTTATATCGAGATCGGCAGCTAAGATGCCGGCTCGCGGACATGTGCAGCAGGACTCAGTATGGCAATGCGGGCGAACTCAATAAACTATACGCATTGTTGGATGACAATGGATAG
- a CDS encoding polysaccharide pyruvyl transferase family protein — MDNILLLDTSVGSLNKGDEIIMKCVRRQLSGITRQANVFTVPTHLSPFGWFQVMRDSLRVQFYTRAKYKFVGGTNLLTMDMFTHFPQWNINVFNYRPLQGSILLGVGAGKGEKIKRYTKMLYRKVLSHEYVHSVRDERTWRFVTDLGLKALNTGCPTMWALTPEHCRDIPRGKSDAVVFTLTDYARAPRQDQLLIDLLIRSYRKVYFWVQGADDYAYFHTLSNTEGIHVIPPSLEEYEAVLSTDVDFVGTRLHAGIYAMRHKKRSIIIAVDERARGMSETYALNTVDRTDLAGLEAMIHSEFATNVRINLEAIQAWLDQFKQR, encoded by the coding sequence ATGGATAACATCCTGCTGCTCGACACCTCAGTCGGTTCCTTGAATAAAGGGGATGAAATCATCATGAAATGCGTGAGGCGCCAATTGTCCGGCATTACGCGCCAGGCCAATGTGTTTACCGTGCCTACGCATCTTTCCCCCTTCGGCTGGTTCCAGGTGATGCGAGATTCATTACGTGTTCAATTCTATACAAGAGCCAAATACAAGTTCGTCGGCGGAACGAATCTATTGACCATGGACATGTTCACCCATTTCCCGCAATGGAATATTAATGTGTTTAATTATCGTCCGTTACAAGGCAGCATTCTCTTGGGGGTGGGGGCGGGCAAAGGAGAAAAAATAAAACGGTACACGAAAATGCTCTACCGCAAGGTGTTGTCCCATGAATATGTGCATAGCGTTCGGGATGAACGAACCTGGAGATTCGTCACGGATTTAGGGCTCAAGGCGTTAAATACGGGATGTCCGACGATGTGGGCGTTAACGCCCGAGCATTGCCGGGATATTCCCAGGGGGAAATCGGATGCCGTCGTGTTTACGTTGACAGATTACGCAAGAGCGCCCCGTCAAGATCAGCTCCTGATCGATCTTCTGATTAGAAGCTACAGGAAAGTATATTTCTGGGTTCAGGGAGCCGATGATTATGCGTATTTTCATACGTTATCGAATACCGAAGGCATTCACGTCATTCCTCCTTCGCTGGAAGAATATGAAGCTGTGCTCAGCACGGATGTCGACTTTGTAGGCACGCGCCTGCATGCCGGAATCTATGCGATGCGTCACAAGAAACGTTCCATCATTATTGCGGTTGACGAACGGGCCAGAGGAATGAGTGAGACATACGCCCTGAATACCGTGGACCGTACGGATCTCGCCGGCCTTGAAGCCATGATCCATTCGGAATTTGCGACGAATGTCCGGATCAACCTGGAGGCCATCCAAGCGTGGCTGGATCAGTTCAAGCAGCGGTAA
- a CDS encoding peptidase has protein sequence MIQLTREQIKVNQNRVDYFFQVDPRLQKYFRASNHLFMKYNYDISGLPASILSIPFAANMMPLAWLTDATLYVDELDRSFYDCLAELKQAYQEMFPHFPLKGQIKVGQVSSYDYQPEHEAAVLFSGGLDALTTYIRHREKKPFLITEYGWHEGDCTDSEVWTADREHAEAFARKEGLSNILVESNYGTFVYPQRIDRDFRRSLGDTWWHGLHHGLAIISAAVPAACLLQVKTIYIASSHTIGNTYSCASDPSTDNLIRYGTGDVFHDGYELSRQDKVKVVVDHYAAANDKTAVRVCYRNTENCCQCEKCVRTIMGIAAEGHDPNDYGFPVPDELSGFLKRFLKREVKFFTNIQIERLWKPIQERMRENPDNVKDPDLLSWFPDYDFVAHRRKERFRYRVTQFFPIIRRKVRTGLQQIRETR, from the coding sequence ATGATACAACTGACGCGGGAACAAATCAAAGTAAATCAAAACCGTGTGGACTATTTTTTTCAGGTGGACCCCAGGCTTCAAAAATACTTCAGAGCAAGCAATCATTTATTTATGAAATATAACTATGATATCTCGGGTCTTCCCGCAAGCATATTGTCGATTCCGTTTGCAGCGAACATGATGCCGCTCGCGTGGCTTACGGATGCGACGCTGTACGTCGACGAACTGGATCGTTCCTTCTATGACTGTCTTGCGGAACTGAAGCAGGCATATCAGGAGATGTTCCCCCATTTTCCGCTCAAGGGGCAAATCAAGGTCGGGCAGGTGTCTTCCTATGATTATCAACCGGAGCATGAAGCTGCCGTGCTATTTAGCGGGGGCTTGGACGCCTTGACGACTTATATCCGCCACCGGGAGAAGAAGCCTTTTCTCATTACGGAGTACGGATGGCATGAAGGGGACTGTACAGACAGCGAGGTATGGACCGCAGACCGTGAGCATGCGGAAGCTTTTGCCCGCAAGGAAGGGCTCTCCAATATCCTGGTGGAGTCCAACTACGGCACCTTCGTCTATCCTCAGCGAATCGACCGGGATTTCCGGCGCTCGCTGGGCGACACCTGGTGGCATGGACTGCATCACGGTCTGGCGATTATATCGGCAGCGGTTCCTGCAGCCTGCTTGTTACAGGTGAAGACGATTTACATTGCGAGCTCGCATACGATCGGCAACACGTATTCATGCGCTTCCGACCCGTCGACGGACAATCTGATTCGTTACGGAACGGGCGATGTGTTCCATGACGGATATGAGCTGTCCCGGCAGGATAAAGTCAAAGTGGTTGTCGATCATTATGCCGCTGCCAATGACAAGACCGCCGTCCGGGTATGCTATCGCAACACAGAAAATTGCTGTCAATGCGAGAAGTGCGTCAGAACGATCATGGGGATTGCGGCAGAGGGCCATGACCCGAATGACTACGGTTTTCCGGTTCCTGATGAGCTCTCCGGTTTTTTGAAGCGGTTTTTGAAGCGGGAGGTCAAGTTTTTCACGAATATCCAAATCGAACGGTTATGGAAGCCGATCCAGGAGCGCATGCGGGAGAATCCTGACAACGTGAAGGATCCGGATCTGCTGTCTTGGTTTCCGGATTACGATTTCGTGGCCCATCGAAGAAAAGAACGGTTCCGCTACCGTGTGACGCAATTTTTCCCGATCATCAGAAGGAAAGTGAGAACGGGTTTGCAGCAAATCCGTGAAACCAGGTAA
- a CDS encoding lipopolysaccharide biosynthesis protein, whose amino-acid sequence MRIRNSLYNIFFGLLGQAISTIMGFIVRTVFIWTLGVEYLGVSGLFSDVLMLLSLANLGFETAIIYSLYQPLADRDEARIKAFMHLFRKAYLFIGMIVLLLGLSLIPFLDVFIQGETTVSHLELIYVLFLLHSVSTYFFAYKQAIIVADQQQHVISRIHSVYVIAMNTIQIIVLLCTKNYILFLVIQIGMSVLRNKYISRVADRKYEFLREPLSTPLDKGEKKTFFQNLRSLLMYKVSGVVINGTDNLIIANLFGVIWVGLYSNYYLILTTLTTFLSYFFYSLTASVGNLNATEDKEKKFFFYCVLRLANFWVFGLCAVCLWNLLDPVIILWLGGSFVLGKETLLAILLNFYTTGMQNASTMFRDTTGMFRRGRYSPLIAAAMNIALSITLARFIGMPGVFLGTVISRLLTYFWVDPYLLHKHVFFQPLRPYFTRYALHAALVLLAASFCGWIAGLFTLPLLWDIAVRVLLCLTVTNLIFYACFRKSREFIYLTNIAKANLGKLSILTKFNPVIRREETR is encoded by the coding sequence ATGAGAATTCGCAATTCGCTTTATAACATTTTTTTTGGTCTGCTGGGGCAAGCCATTAGCACCATAATGGGTTTTATCGTTAGAACGGTTTTTATATGGACGCTTGGCGTTGAGTATCTGGGAGTGAGCGGCCTGTTCTCCGATGTGCTCATGCTCCTGTCTCTTGCCAATCTCGGTTTTGAGACCGCGATTATTTACAGCTTGTACCAACCTCTTGCCGATCGGGACGAGGCCAGGATAAAAGCTTTTATGCATTTATTTCGAAAAGCCTATCTGTTCATAGGTATGATTGTGCTCTTGCTGGGGCTTTCCCTGATTCCCTTTCTCGATGTTTTCATTCAGGGGGAAACGACGGTTTCTCATCTCGAACTCATCTATGTGTTATTTCTGCTCCATTCCGTGTCCACCTACTTCTTCGCTTATAAACAGGCCATTATTGTGGCCGACCAGCAGCAGCATGTGATATCGCGAATCCATAGTGTGTATGTCATTGCCATGAACACGATCCAAATCATCGTGCTTCTCTGTACGAAAAACTACATTCTATTCCTTGTGATCCAGATTGGAATGAGCGTTCTCAGAAACAAGTATATTTCCCGCGTGGCCGACCGAAAGTACGAATTCCTGAGGGAGCCGCTCAGTACTCCTCTGGACAAAGGAGAGAAGAAGACCTTTTTTCAAAATCTGCGCTCCCTGCTTATGTACAAAGTGAGCGGCGTTGTCATCAATGGGACGGATAATCTGATTATTGCGAACCTGTTTGGCGTCATATGGGTCGGACTGTATTCCAATTATTATTTGATTCTGACAACCTTAACTACGTTTCTCAGCTATTTCTTCTATTCTCTAACGGCCAGCGTAGGGAATTTGAACGCTACGGAGGATAAGGAGAAGAAGTTTTTCTTCTACTGTGTGTTACGCTTGGCCAACTTTTGGGTGTTCGGGCTTTGTGCCGTCTGTTTGTGGAACTTGCTCGATCCCGTGATTATTTTATGGCTCGGAGGTTCTTTTGTCCTCGGCAAGGAGACCTTGCTTGCGATCCTGCTCAATTTTTATACGACGGGGATGCAAAATGCTTCGACCATGTTCCGGGATACGACAGGCATGTTCCGAAGGGGAAGGTACAGCCCGTTGATCGCAGCGGCAATGAACATCGCATTATCGATTACGCTTGCACGCTTCATCGGGATGCCGGGAGTGTTCCTCGGAACGGTCATTAGCCGGTTGCTAACCTATTTTTGGGTTGATCCTTATTTGCTTCATAAGCACGTATTCTTTCAACCGCTGCGCCCTTATTTTACCCGTTACGCACTGCATGCCGCGTTAGTTCTTCTGGCGGCATCCTTCTGCGGCTGGATTGCAGGCTTGTTCACGCTGCCGCTGTTATGGGATATCGCCGTCAGGGTCCTGCTGTGCCTGACCGTAACGAACCTGATCTTCTATGCGTGCTTTCGCAAATCGAGGGAGTTTATCTACTTAACGAACATAGCCAAGGCGAATCTGGGAAAGCTGTCGATCCTTACTAAATTCAATCCGGTCATACGGAGAGAGGAGACAAGGTAA
- the galE gene encoding UDP-glucose 4-epimerase GalE, whose protein sequence is MAIMITGGAGYIGSHTCVEMLEAGYEIVVLDNFSNSHPEAIRRISDITGKGFAFYEADLLDEQRLNRIFEGHRIDAVIHFAGLKAVGESVQVPLDYYHTNLTSTLVLCRAMARHGVYKLVFSSSASVYGAPDCVPISEEASLGAVSPYGRTKQMIEQVLQDLASSDPRWGISILRYFNPVGAHKSGKIGESPNGTPNNLMPFITQVAVGRLPSLKIYGSDYPTKDGTGIRDYIHVVDLAQGHLKALEHLDHTNGVECYNLGTGQGVTVLEMIHSFEKVSGVQIPYEIVGRRPGDVAICYADPTKYLLNLGWFPKYGIIDMCEDSWNWQVHNPQGYCERITAG, encoded by the coding sequence ATGGCCATTATGATCACGGGTGGCGCCGGTTATATCGGAAGCCATACTTGCGTAGAAATGCTGGAGGCGGGATATGAAATCGTCGTTCTTGACAATTTCTCCAACAGCCATCCGGAAGCGATTCGCCGGATCTCGGATATTACAGGCAAAGGATTTGCTTTTTATGAAGCGGATCTCCTCGACGAGCAACGCTTGAATCGGATATTCGAGGGACATCGCATCGATGCCGTGATCCATTTTGCCGGCCTGAAAGCGGTTGGGGAATCGGTTCAGGTGCCGCTTGATTACTACCATACGAATCTTACCAGCACGCTGGTTCTGTGCAGGGCGATGGCCAGGCATGGCGTGTATAAGCTGGTATTCAGCTCATCCGCCTCGGTATATGGGGCACCGGACTGTGTTCCCATTTCGGAGGAAGCCAGCCTTGGGGCGGTGAGTCCCTATGGAAGAACCAAACAAATGATTGAGCAAGTACTGCAGGATCTGGCTTCTTCTGACCCGAGATGGGGAATTTCCATTCTCAGATATTTCAATCCCGTCGGTGCACATAAAAGCGGAAAGATCGGAGAGAGCCCCAATGGGACGCCTAACAATTTAATGCCGTTTATTACGCAAGTCGCCGTAGGGAGATTGCCGTCGCTCAAAATATACGGCTCCGATTACCCTACAAAAGACGGAACGGGAATCCGAGATTATATTCATGTCGTGGATTTGGCGCAAGGCCATCTGAAAGCATTGGAGCATTTGGATCATACAAATGGGGTCGAATGTTATAACCTGGGTACGGGCCAGGGGGTTACGGTGCTGGAGATGATCCATTCCTTCGAGAAGGTGTCGGGGGTTCAGATTCCCTATGAAATCGTGGGGCGAAGACCGGGGGATGTCGCGATTTGCTATGCCGATCCGACCAAGTACCTATTGAACCTGGGATGGTTCCCGAAATACGGCATCATCGACATGTGTGAGGATAGCTGGAATTGGCAGGTTCATAATCCGCAAGGGTATTGCGAGAGGATCACGGCCGGGTAA
- a CDS encoding anti-repressor SinI family protein codes for MVEAVPGNNEQLDKDWVAIILTARQMGLSIEDIRKLLRDFQAQSNPEWPLHVNSEA; via the coding sequence ATGGTTGAAGCGGTTCCAGGTAACAATGAACAATTGGACAAGGATTGGGTAGCTATTATCTTAACTGCACGACAAATGGGCCTTTCCATTGAGGACATTCGTAAACTTCTTCGCGATTTTCAGGCACAATCTAATCCCGAATGGCCGCTCCATGTCAATTCAGAAGCATAA
- a CDS encoding helix-turn-helix domain-containing protein yields the protein MIGERIQILRRKKNYSLSELSERAGVAKSYLSSIERGIQQNPSIQFLEKISVILGVSVEELLQDKEASNEAEALDEEWTNLVKEAMASGVSKEQFKEFLEYNKWKLTREES from the coding sequence ATGATCGGAGAACGGATTCAAATCCTTCGAAGGAAGAAAAATTACTCACTGTCAGAACTCTCCGAAAGAGCCGGTGTCGCAAAATCCTATTTAAGCTCAATTGAAAGAGGAATTCAGCAGAATCCTTCCATTCAATTTCTGGAGAAGATTAGCGTTATTCTTGGGGTCTCGGTTGAAGAGCTGCTGCAAGATAAAGAAGCCTCGAATGAAGCTGAGGCGTTAGACGAAGAATGGACTAATCTTGTAAAAGAAGCGATGGCTTCTGGCGTAAGCAAAGAGCAATTCAAAGAATTTTTGGAATATAATAAGTGGAAGCTAACACGCGAAGAGTCGTGA